In Leishmania mexicana MHOM/GT/2001/U1103 complete genome, chromosome 20, one genomic interval encodes:
- a CDS encoding glucose transporter, lmgt3, whose protein sequence is MSDKLEANVQSSNWLSEEPARPDANKLGDEDDSPPFFSMSNVRVAMVQAIGGCLNGYSIGFVGVYSTLFGYSTNCANFRSERGCTTAPNADCQWFANATGTSYCGWPEITCRRTYTYSSVAEMPGAIAQCEADSRCRWSYSAEECQNPSGYSSSESGIFAGSMIAGCLIGSVFAGPLASTIGARLSFLLVGLVGVVSSVMYHVSTGENEFWVLVVGRFVIGLFVGVIGVACPVYTDQNAHPKWKRTIGVMFQVFTTLGIFIAAAVGLALGQSTYFDRNKDQMVMARMQGLCAFSTLFSLLTILLGIVMSESRAKFGGDDEEGGIELDPNEYSYVEMVPRLLMGAVMAGTLQLTGINAVMNYAPTIMGSLGLAPLVGNFVVMLWNFVTTLASIPLSYVFTMRQLFLFGSLFTSSMCLFMCGIPVYPGVSKKTEVKNGVAITGILLFILGFEVCVGPCYYVLTQDMFPLSFRPRGASLTQVTQFLFNLVINVCYPIATEHISGGLSGNQDKGQAVAFIFFGCVGMICFIIQVFFLHPWDEKRDGKKRPATPAGGKRELSGEFVGKKEM, encoded by the coding sequence ATGAGCGACAAGTTGGAGGCGAACGTGCAGAGCTCGAACTGGTTGTCCGAGGAGCCGGCACGCCCTGATGCAAACAAGCTCGGGGACGAGGATGACTCGCCTCCATTTTTTTCCATGTCAAATGTCCGtgtggcgatggtgcaggCCATTGGTGGGTGTCTGAACGGCTACTCGATCGGCTTTGTCGGCGTGTACTCAACGCTGTTTGGCTACAGCACGAACTGCGCGAACTtccgcagcgagagaggctgcacgacggcgccgaacGCCGACTGCCAGTGGTTTGCGAACGCGACTGGCACCAGCTACTGTGGCTGGCCCGAGATCACGTGCCGCAGAACGTACACCTACTCGAGTGTTGCGGAAATGCCGGGTGCGATTGCCCAGTGCGAGGCAGACTCGCGGTGCAGGTGGTCCTACAGCGCGGAGGAGTGCCAGAATCCGTCGGGCTACTCGTCGTCGGAAAGCGGTATCTTCGCCGGCTCGATGATTGCCGGCTGCTTGATCGGGTCCGTGTTTGCTGGCCCGCTTGCGTCGACGATCGGCGCGAGGCTCTCGTTTCTGCTCGTTGGTCTCGTGGGTGTTGTGTCGTCCGTGATGTACCATGTGTCGACCGGCGAGAACGAGTTTTGGGTGCTGGTTGTCGGCCGCTTCGTGATCGGCCTGTTCGTGGGCGTGATCGGTGTTGCGTGTCCTGTGTACACTGACCAGAACGCGCACCCGAAGTGGAAGCGCACGATTGGTGTGATGTTCCAGGTGTTCACGACGCTGGGCATCTTcattgcggcggcggttggtCTTGCACTTGGCCAGAGCACGTATTTTGACCGCAACAAGGACCAGATGGTGATGGCGCGCATGCAGGGCCTGTGCGCGTTCTCGACCCTGTTCAGCCTGCTGACGATCCTGCTTGGGATTGTGATGAGCGAATCTCGGGCGAAgttcggcggcgacgatgaggaGGGCGGGATCGAGCTGGACCCGAACGAGTACAGCTACGTCGAAATGGTCCCGCGCCTGCTGATGGGTGCGGTGATGGCtggcacgctgcagctgactGGCATCAACGCTGTGATGAACTACGCGCCGACGATCATGGGCAGTCTTGGCCTGGCGCCGCTGGTCGGCAACTTCGTTGTGATGCTGTGGAACTTCGTGACGACGCTTGCGTCGATCCCGCTCTCGTACGTGTTCACGATGCGCCAGCTGTTCCTCTTCGGCTCGCTCTTCACGTCGAGCATGTGCCTGTTCATGTGCGGTATTCCCGTGTACCCTGGTGTCAGCAAGAAGACGGAGGTGAAGAACGGCGTGGCCATCACTGGCATCCTGCTGTTCATTCTCGGCTtcgaggtgtgtgtgggcccGTGCTACTACGTGCTGACGCAGGACATGTTCCCGCTGTCGTTCCGCCCCCGCGGTGCGTCGCTCACGCAGGTGACCCAGTTTTTATTCAACCTGGTCATCAACGTGTGCTACCCGATCGCGACCGAGCACATCTCTGGCGGCCTGTCGGGCAACCAGGACAAGGGCCAGGCCGTTGCCTTCATCTTCTTCGGTTGCGTGGGCATGATCTGCTTCATCATCCAGGTCTTCTTCCTGCACCCGTGGGACGAGAAGCGCGATGGCAAGAAGAGGCCGGCGACCCCGGCGGGCGGCAAGAGGGAGCTGAGCGGGGAATTCGTCGGGAAGAAAGAAATGTAG
- a CDS encoding glucose transporter, lmgt2, whose product MSDKLEANGRSSRSEKEPIHDVITKNVMEDEDDAPPFLSASNARVTLVQAIGGCLNGYSIGFVGVYSTLFGYSTNCANFRSERGCTTAPNADCQWFANATGTSYCGWPEITCRRTYTYSSVAEMPGAIAQCEADSRCRWSYSAKECQNPSGYSSSESGIFAGSMIAGCLIGSVFAGPLASTIGARLSFLLVGLVGVVSSVMCHVSASENEFWVLVVGRFVIGLFVGVIGVACPVYTDQNAHPKWKRTIGVMFQVFTTLGIFIAAAVGLALGQSTYFDRNKDQMVMARMQGLCAFSTLFSLLTILLGIVMSESRAKFGGDDEEGGIELDPNEYSYVEMVPRLLMGAVMAGTLQLTGINAVMNYAPAIMGSLGLAPLVGNFVVMLWNFVTTLASIPLSYVFTMRQLFLFGSLFTSSMCLFMCGIPVYPGVSKKTEVKNGVAITGILLFILGFEVCVGPCYFVLTQDMFPLSFRPRGASFTQVAQFIFNLIINVCYPIATEHISGGPSGNQDKGQAVAFIFFGCLGMICFIIQVFFLHPWDEKRDGKKRPATPAGGKRELSSSLSGNRAE is encoded by the coding sequence ATGAGCGACAAGTTGGAGGCGAACGGGCGGAGCTCTAGGTCCGAAAAGGAGCCCATTCACGACGTCATAACGAAGAACGTcatggaggacgaggacgacgctcCGCCGTTCCTGTCGGCGAGCAATGCCAGGGTTACGTTGGTGCAGGCCATTGGTGGGTGTCTGAACGGCTACTCGATCGGCTTTGTCGGCGTGTACTCAACGCTGTTTGGCTACAGCACGAACTGCGCGAACTtccgcagcgagagaggctgcacgacggcgccgaacGCCGACTGCCAGTGGTTTGCGAACGCGACTGGCACCAGCTACTGTGGCTGGCCCGAGATCACGTGCCGCAGAACGTACACCTACTCGAGTGTTGCGGAAATGCCGGGTGCGATTGCCCAGTGCGAGGCAGACTCGCGGTGCAGGTGGTCCTACAGCGCGAAGGAGTGCCAAAATCCGTCGGGCTACTCGTCGTCGGAAAGCGGTATCTTCGCCGGCTCGATGATTGCCGGCTGCTTGATCGGGTCCGTGTTTGCTGGCCCGCTTGCGTCGACGATCGGCGCGAGGCTCTCGTTTCTGCTCGTTGGTCTCGTGGGTGTTGTGTCGTCCGTGATGTGCCATGTGTCGGCCTCCGAGAACGAGTTTTGGGTGCTGGTTGTCGGCCGCTTCGTGATCGGCCTGTTCGTGGGCGTGATCGGTGTTGCGTGTCCTGTGTACACTGACCAGAACGCGCACCCGAAGTGGAAGCGCACGATTGGTGTGATGTTCCAGGTGTTCACGACGCTGGGCATCTTcattgcggcggcggttggtCTTGCACTTGGCCAGAGCACGTATTTTGACCGCAACAAGGACCAGATGGTGATGGCGCGCATGCAGGGCCTGTGCGCGTTCTCGACCCTGTTCAGCCTGCTGACGATCCTGCTTGGGATTGTGATGAGCGAATCTCGGGCGAAgttcggcggcgacgatgaggaGGGCGGGATCGAGCTGGACCCGAACGAGTACAGCTACGTCGAAATGGTCCCGCGCCTGCTGATGGGTGCGGTGATGGCtggcacgctgcagctgactGGCATCAACGCTGTGATGAACTACGCGCCGGCGATCATGGGCAGTCTTGGCCTGGCGCCGCTGGTCGGCAACTTCGTTGTGATGCTGTGGAACTTCGTGACGACGCTTGCGTCGATCCCGCTCTCGTACGTGTTCACGATGCGCCAGCTGTTCCTCTTCGGCTCGCTCTTCACGTCGAGCATGTGCCTGTTCATGTGCGGTATTCCCGTGTACCCTGGTGTCAGCAAGAAGACGGAGGTGAAGAACGGCGTGGCCATCACTGGCATCCTGCTGTTCATTCTCGGCTtcgaggtgtgtgtgggcccGTGCTACTTCGTGCTGACGCAGGACATGTTCCCGCTGTCGTTCCGCCCGCGCGGTGCGTCGTTCACGCAGGTGGCCCAGTTCATCTTCAACCTGATCATCAACGTGTGCTACCCGATCGCGACCGAGCACATCTCTGGCGGCCCGTCGGGCAACCAGGACAAGGGCCAGGCCGTTGCCTTCATCTTCTTCGGTTGCCTGGGCATGATCTGCTTCATCATCCAGGTCTTCTTCCTGCACCCGTGGGACGAGAAGCGCGATGGCAAGAAGAGGCCGGCGACCCCGGCGGGCGGCAAGAGGGAGCTGAGCTCCTCGCTCAGCGGCAACAGGGCTGAGTGA
- a CDS encoding glucose transporter, lmgt1, whose product MLPPPQIPQPLKPKKVKLPHTSHAASSFQPSKRHLTPLPLQESKYISEKVPNPMKPPIADGIDEFVEESISPNKELSPSFFSISNFRMIMVQAIGGCLNGYSIGFVGVYSTLFGYSTNCANFRSERGCTTAPNADCQWFANATGTSYCGWPEITCRRTYTYSSVAEMPGAIAQCEADSRCRWSYSAEECQNPSGYSSSESGIFAGSMIAGCLIGSVFAGPLASTIGARLSFLLVGLVGVVSSVMCHVSASENEFWVLVVGRFVIGLFVGVIGVACPVYTDQNAHPKWKRTIGVMFQVFTTLGIFIAAAVGLALGQSTYFDRNKDQMVMARMQGLCAFSTLFSLLTILLGIVMSESRAKFGGDDEEGGIELDPNEYSYVEMVPRLLMGAVMAGTLQLTGINAVMNYAPAIMGSLGLAPLVGNFVVMLWNFVTTLASIPLSYVFTMRQLFLFGSLFTSSMCLFMCGIPVYPGVSKKTEVKNGVAITGILLFILGFEVCVGPCYYVLTQDMFPLSFRPRGASFTQVAQFIFNLIINVCYPIATEHISGGPSGNQDKGQAVAFIFFGCLGMICFIIQVFFLHPWDEKRDGKKRPATPAGGKRELSSSLSGNRAE is encoded by the coding sequence atgctgccaccgcctcaGATTCCTCAGCCGCTGAAACCCAAAAAAGTGAAGCTGCCTCATACTAGCCATGCCGCTTCGTCCTTTCAACCATCAAAACGACATCTTACCCCTCTTCCACTTCAGGAGTCAAAATATATATCTGAGAAAGTCCCGAACCCAATGAAGCCTCCCATCGCGGATGGCATTGACGAGTTTGTCGAGGAGTCTATATCCCCAAATAAGGAGCTATCGCCCTCCTTCTTCTCCATTTCGAACTTCCGTATGATCATGGTGCAGGCCATTGGTGGGTGTCTGAACGGCTACTCGATCGGCTTTGTCGGCGTGTACTCAACGCTGTTTGGCTACAGCACGAACTGCGCGAACTtccgcagcgagagaggctgcacgacggcgccgaacGCCGACTGCCAGTGGTTTGCGAACGCGACTGGCACCAGCTACTGTGGCTGGCCCGAGATCACGTGCCGCAGAACGTACACCTACTCGAGTGTTGCGGAAATGCCGGGTGCGATTGCCCAGTGCGAGGCAGACTCGCGGTGCAGGTGGTCCTACAGCGCGGAGGAGTGCCAGAATCCGTCGGGCTACTCGTCGTCGGAAAGCGGTATCTTCGCCGGCTCGATGATTGCCGGCTGCTTGATCGGGTCCGTGTTTGCTGGCCCGCTTGCGTCGACGATCGGCGCGAGGCTCTCGTTTCTGCTCGTTGGTCTCGTGGGTGTTGTGTCGTCCGTGATGTGCCATGTGTCGGCCTCCGAGAACGAGTTTTGGGTGCTGGTTGTCGGCCGCTTCGTGATCGGCCTGTTCGTGGGCGTGATCGGTGTTGCGTGTCCTGTGTACACTGACCAGAACGCGCACCCGAAGTGGAAGCGCACGATTGGTGTGATGTTCCAGGTGTTCACGACGCTGGGCATCTTcattgcggcggcggttggtCTTGCACTTGGCCAGAGCACGTATTTTGACCGCAACAAGGACCAGATGGTGATGGCGCGCATGCAGGGCCTGTGCGCGTTCTCGACCCTGTTCAGCCTGCTGACGATCCTGCTTGGGATTGTGATGAGCGAATCTCGGGCGAAgttcggcggcgacgatgaggaGGGCGGGATCGAGCTGGACCCGAACGAGTACAGCTACGTCGAAATGGTCCCGCGCCTGCTGATGGGTGCGGTGATGGCtggcacgctgcagctgactGGCATCAACGCTGTGATGAACTACGCGCCGGCGATCATGGGCAGTCTTGGCCTGGCGCCGCTGGTCGGCAACTTCGTTGTGATGCTGTGGAACTTCGTGACGACGCTTGCGTCGATCCCGCTCTCGTACGTGTTCACGATGCGCCAGCTGTTCCTCTTCGGCTCGCTCTTCACGTCGAGCATGTGCCTGTTCATGTGCGGTATTCCCGTGTACCCTGGTGTCAGCAAGAAGACGGAGGTGAAGAACGGCGTGGCCATCACTGGCATCCTGCTGTTCATTCTCGGCTtcgaggtgtgtgtgggcccGTGCTACTACGTGCTGACGCAGGACATGTTCCCGCTGTCGTTCCGCCCGCGCGGTGCGTCGTTCACGCAGGTGGCCCAGTTCATCTTCAACCTGATCATCAACGTGTGCTACCCGATCGCGACCGAGCACATCTCTGGCGGCCCGTCGGGCAACCAGGACAAGGGCCAGGCCGTTGCCTTCATCTTCTTCGGTTGCCTGGGCATGATCTGCTTCATCATCCAGGTCTTCTTCCTGCACCCGTGGGACGAGAAGCGCGATGGCAAGAAGAGGCCGGCGACCCCGGCGGGCGGCAAGAGGGAGCTGAGCTCCTCGCTCAGCGGCAACAGGGCTGAGTGA
- a CDS encoding putative homocysteine S-methyltransferase, translated as METYLADPNHVVVLDGGLATELETRGCDLLDPLWSGKALLESPQQIQDVALEYLRAGARCIITASYQITPQSLMEHRGLTEDAAVAAIEESVRIAQTVRERHLKEKPQAAPVFVAGSVGPYGAYLSDGSEYRGDYVRSAEEFKEFHRLRIAALLRAGADVLAIETQPSAAEVRAIVALLQEEHPHCRAWVSFTTSRISPVEAISDGTKWADIISFLEKAPQVVAVGVNCISMGEASAVLAHLHTLTTMPLVVYTNSGESYDTVTRTWHPIAMSDGTTMSLAAFAPEWASHGARLIGGCCRTGPSDIAGAAAALGSADFVV; from the coding sequence ATGGAGACCTACTTGGCAGATCCCAATCACGTCGTCGTGCTGGATGGTGGTCTGGCGACGGAACTGGAGACGCGTGGCTGCGATCTTCTCGATCCTCTCTGGTCCGGCAAAGCCCTGCTGGAATCACCGCAGCAGATCCAGGACGTGGCGCTGGAATACCTGCGGGCTGGCGCCCGATGCATCATCACAGCTAGCTACCAGATCACACCACAGAGCCTTATGGAACACCGCGGGCTCACTGAGGATGCTGCTGTAGCGGCCATTGAAGAGTCGGTGCGCATTGCGCAAACCGTGCGGGAGCGGCACCTGAAGGAGAAACCACAGGCTGCACCAGTTTTCGTAGCCGGCTCCGTCGGCCCGTATGGTGCCTACCTCTCCGACGGTTCTGAATACCGCGGCGACTACGTACGCAGTGCGGAGGAGTTTAAGGAATTCCATCGCTTGCGCATTGCAGCACTACTCCGCGCCGGTGCAGACGTGCTCGCCATCGAAACCCAGCCCTCTGCCGCGGAGGTGCGTGCGattgtggcgctgctgcaggaggagcatCCACACTGCCGGGCGTGGGTCTCCTTCACGACATCTCGAATCTCACCTGTGGAGGCGATCAGCGACGGCACCAAATGGGCTGATATCATTTCTTTCCTCGAGAAGGCCCCTCAGGTTGTGGCAGTGGGGGTCAACTGCATCTCTATGGGCGAAGCCTCTGCCGTGCTGGCCCATCTGCACACCCTCACCACAATGCCGCTCGTCGTGTACACGAATTCGGGTGAGTCCTACGACACAGTCACTAGAACGTGGCACCCCATAGCAATGAGCGATGGCACTACTATGAGCTTGGCAGCTTTCGCGCCGGAGTGGGCTTCTCACGGTGCTCGGCTTATTGGCGgttgctgccgcaccggGCCATCGGACAttgccggtgcagcggcagctctcggcagcgccgatTTCGTGGTGTAG